The nucleotide window CGGTGAGTCGGCCCATTTTTTTATGCTGTCGGGTCATCCGCGTTACAAGGTAACTTGCTCCTACCCCTCACGCACAATGTCATTAAGTTAAGCTTTTTGTTTTCTCGCAAAGCCACAAAGCCGCAAAGAATTCGGTGCAAAACTTTGCGTCTTGGCGCCTTTGCGAGAGCTATATTTAGAAAAATCTTGTCGGGAAATCCTTAACTTAATGACATTGCCCTCACGCAAATCCGCAGGAAATTTACCAAAAGACAACCCGTTTATTTTATCGCAATATGTTTTTTCGAAAAACAATTAGCCAACCAAAAAGCCTATAATACAATTTTCCTTAATTTTGAAAATAAAATTACTCCAAGCTTTCGTTTTAAATCAACAATATTTATGAAATCGCCACTAACAAAGGTTTGTTGCAAACAAACAACGATGGATAAAAGTCGACACGAGCGTAGCAAATTGGCGAAGCATAACATATATAACCCATAAAAAATAACCTTTACATATATGAAACCCCTCATTTTGATAATAAGCTTTTTCACAAGTATTTGCTGTGTAGCACAAGACCAATTAAATTTCAACTCTAAACCTATTGATTGCGAAAACAATTGGATTGTCTTTCCTTCTGACTCATCCGGTTCCTACAACTATGGTTTTGTATATATGGACAATGAGGCCGGTTTGACTTTCGATTTTGCCGGTTCATTCAAAATAAACAGCAATGGAAAATTTCTTATAAGTAAAAAAGAAGAGGGAAGTTCCATGAAATTCAGGTTACAACCTAACAAATCATTGGTAGCAGTCATTCCTGAATCTTATTTTGCCGAATTTAGTATTTCAAAAACTCCTGATTGGCTCAAAGCTTATCAAGAAGGCGAAAACTCAATCAATAGATTATTTATATGGGGCTATACTTACAACCTCTGGAACGAATGCGCTAAAGGATTGACTTACTTAGAAAAAGTAAAAAAAACAGACCCAAACTACAAAGGCCTTAAAACTGAGATTGCTTTTTCATATAACTGCTTAAATCAACCTCAAAATGCGATTATTATTCTTAAAGAAGCAATTAAAGAAACTCCGAACGACGCTTATGC belongs to Flavobacterium gilvum and includes:
- a CDS encoding tetratricopeptide repeat protein, which translates into the protein MKPLILIISFFTSICCVAQDQLNFNSKPIDCENNWIVFPSDSSGSYNYGFVYMDNEAGLTFDFAGSFKINSNGKFLISKKEEGSSMKFRLQPNKSLVAVIPESYFAEFSISKTPDWLKAYQEGENSINRLFIWGYTYNLWNECAKGLTYLEKVKKTDPNYKGLKTEIAFSYNCLNQPQNAIIILKEAIKETPNDAYAYKELLYAQVRNNQLPDAIKTYYKIEKDITDKTYKSENAFNILYAFYSQNNLKKFNEWVNFTQIDKDSRFGSYVEKFKKDLEKIN